The Bifidobacterium animalis subsp. animalis ATCC 25527 genome has a segment encoding these proteins:
- the eno gene encoding phosphopyruvate hydratase gives MAAIESVYARQILDSRGNPTVEVVLDTDDGARGLGLVPSGASTGEAEAWERRDGDKSVYQGKGVLGAVKAVNEEIAPKVIGMDATDQRALDDLMIELDGTPNKGRLGANAILGVSLAALYAAAESAELPLYRYIGGTNGHVLPVPNMNIMNGGAHADFATDIQEYMISPYGFQTYSEALQAGVEVYHTLKNVLKKQGLATGLGDEGGFAPKMKTNEDSLKYIMDAISAAGYEPGKQIGIALDVASSEFYNKETGKYHFDGEDRDSEYMLDFYEKLVDQFPIVSIEDPFQEEGWEDWAKITKALGDRLQFVGDDLFVTNPVRLKKGIDMGAGNSLLVKLNQIGTVSETLDAIELATKNGFTSMVSHRSGETPDTTISDLAVAKNTGQIKTGAPARGERIAKYNRLLEIEEELGSTAEYAGYSAFKACQKYM, from the coding sequence GTGGCAGCAATTGAAAGCGTGTACGCACGCCAGATTCTTGATTCCCGCGGCAACCCGACCGTTGAGGTCGTGCTCGACACCGATGACGGTGCTCGCGGCCTGGGTCTCGTTCCCTCCGGCGCCTCCACCGGCGAAGCCGAGGCTTGGGAGCGTCGCGATGGCGACAAGTCCGTCTATCAGGGCAAGGGCGTCCTCGGTGCCGTCAAGGCAGTGAACGAGGAGATCGCCCCGAAGGTCATCGGCATGGACGCCACCGACCAGCGCGCACTCGATGACCTGATGATCGAGCTCGACGGCACCCCGAACAAGGGCCGTCTGGGCGCCAACGCCATTCTCGGTGTCTCCCTCGCCGCCCTCTACGCGGCCGCCGAGAGCGCCGAACTGCCGCTGTACCGCTATATCGGCGGCACCAACGGCCATGTTCTCCCGGTTCCGAACATGAACATCATGAACGGCGGCGCGCACGCTGACTTCGCCACCGACATCCAGGAGTACATGATCTCCCCGTACGGCTTCCAGACCTACTCCGAGGCTCTGCAGGCCGGCGTCGAGGTGTACCACACCCTCAAGAACGTGCTGAAGAAGCAGGGTCTGGCCACCGGTCTCGGCGATGAGGGCGGCTTCGCTCCGAAGATGAAGACCAACGAGGATTCCCTCAAGTACATCATGGACGCCATCTCCGCCGCCGGTTATGAGCCGGGCAAGCAGATCGGCATCGCCCTTGATGTCGCCTCCTCCGAGTTCTATAACAAGGAGACCGGCAAGTACCACTTCGATGGTGAGGACCGCGATTCCGAGTACATGCTCGACTTCTACGAGAAGCTCGTCGACCAGTTCCCGATCGTCTCCATTGAGGATCCGTTCCAGGAGGAAGGCTGGGAAGACTGGGCCAAGATCACCAAGGCCCTCGGCGACCGCCTGCAGTTCGTCGGCGACGATCTGTTCGTCACCAACCCGGTGCGCCTGAAGAAGGGCATCGATATGGGTGCTGGCAACTCCCTGCTGGTCAAGCTCAACCAGATCGGCACCGTTTCCGAGACCCTCGACGCCATCGAGCTGGCCACGAAGAACGGCTTCACCTCTATGGTCTCCCATCGTTCTGGCGAGACGCCGGACACCACGATCTCCGATCTCGCCGTCGCCAAGAACACCGGCCAGATCAAGACCGGAGCCCCGGCACGTGGCGAGCGCATCGCCAAGTACAACCGCCTGCTCGAGATTGAGGAAGAGCTCGGTTCGACCGCCGAATACGCTGGCTACAGCGCATTCAAGGCATGCCAGAAGTACATGTGA